Proteins from a genomic interval of Sphingobacterium lactis:
- a CDS encoding superoxide dismutase, producing MAFELEALPYATDALEPHIDKETMEIHHDRHHKAYVDNLNKAIAGTDAENLSLDEIVKNISKYPAAVRNNAGGDWNHRLFWTVLGPNAGGEPTGALADDINATFGSFDELKKKLQEAGATRFGSGWSWLIVGKDGKLAVTSTPNQDNPLMDVAEVQGTPIFGIDVWEHAYYLKFQNKRPAYLEEIFNVVNWDEVAKRYSEAKG from the coding sequence ATGGCATTTGAACTAGAAGCGTTGCCTTACGCAACTGACGCATTAGAACCTCATATTGACAAAGAAACCATGGAAATCCACCATGACCGTCACCACAAAGCTTATGTAGATAACTTGAACAAAGCGATCGCTGGTACGGATGCAGAAAACCTTTCTTTGGATGAAATCGTAAAAAACATCAGCAAATACCCTGCAGCGGTACGCAACAATGCAGGTGGTGATTGGAACCACAGATTATTCTGGACAGTATTGGGTCCGAACGCAGGTGGTGAGCCTACAGGTGCACTAGCTGATGATATCAATGCTACTTTCGGTTCATTCGATGAATTGAAGAAAAAATTGCAGGAAGCAGGTGCGACACGTTTCGGATCAGGATGGTCTTGGTTAATCGTTGGTAAAGACGGTAAATTGGCCGTAACATCTACGCCAAACCAAGATAACCCTTTAATGGACGTAGCGGAAGTACAAGGAACGCCAATCTTCGGTATCGACGTTTGGGAGCATGCTTACTACTTGAAATTCCAAAACAAACGCCCAGCCTACTTAGAAGAAATCTTCAACGTAGTAAATTGGGACGAAGTAGCAAAACGTTACTCAGAAGCTAAAGGATAG
- a CDS encoding nucleoside deaminase, which translates to MKVYNFEDNHPLSGANLDEQYMREALKLAQRAFEEDEIPIGAIIVSNGKIIGKGYNLTERLNDVTAHAEMQAFTAAANFLGGKYLRDCTLYVTIEPCVMCAGASYWTQIPRIVYGARDEKRGYSSIHDKIIHPKTTIVGGVLESECAALMMSFFRNKR; encoded by the coding sequence ATGAAAGTATATAATTTCGAAGATAACCATCCCCTATCCGGTGCTAACCTGGACGAACAATACATGCGGGAAGCGCTGAAACTTGCCCAACGTGCCTTTGAGGAGGACGAGATTCCTATTGGAGCTATTATTGTATCCAACGGCAAGATCATTGGCAAAGGTTATAACCTTACGGAGCGGCTGAATGATGTCACGGCACATGCCGAGATGCAGGCTTTTACCGCAGCCGCCAATTTCCTGGGTGGCAAATACCTGCGGGATTGCACCCTCTATGTCACCATCGAACCCTGCGTGATGTGCGCTGGAGCCAGCTATTGGACCCAAATCCCGCGTATCGTCTATGGCGCTCGGGACGAAAAAAGAGGGTACTCCAGCATCCACGATAAAATCATCCACCCGAAGACCACGATCGTCGGCGGTGTCCTGGAATCGGAGTGTGCAGCACTGATGATGTCTTTTTTCCGCAATAAAAGATAA
- a CDS encoding tRNA-binding protein, which produces MEKLLSWAEFEAVDLRVGTILAAEDFPKAKNPAYQLRIDFGEEIGILKSSAQITAHYSKAELIGKQVVAVVNFPKKQIANFMSECLVTGFADENGDIILTSVDKAVPNGAKLK; this is translated from the coding sequence ATGGAGAAGTTGCTTTCGTGGGCTGAATTTGAAGCTGTTGACCTCCGGGTGGGCACCATCTTGGCAGCCGAGGATTTTCCCAAAGCGAAGAACCCAGCGTACCAACTGCGTATCGACTTTGGTGAAGAAATAGGAATCCTGAAATCATCGGCCCAGATCACCGCCCATTACAGCAAAGCGGAGCTGATCGGCAAGCAGGTGGTCGCCGTCGTCAATTTCCCCAAAAAACAGATTGCTAATTTTATGTCCGAATGCTTGGTGACAGGATTTGCCGATGAAAACGGCGACATTATCCTGACGAGCGTGGACAAAGCCGTACCCAATGGTGCGAAACTGAAATAA
- a CDS encoding porin family protein: MKKILLGLAALFLCIQASQAQLLPSLKLGVKGALNFSSLRADGKWLNSDTKTGFQAGIWGRVGAAGFHVQPELYYTQKKAGYESDEGNGEATFKSLDLPILLGTKIGIGPVGFRIQAGPVFSFAQDGKVTFGSALDKESYKKSSTGLIGGIGADISKFTVDLRYEHGLNKLSTEGGDRGSQRISMWSIGVGYAFL; encoded by the coding sequence ATGAAAAAAATCTTACTTGGATTAGCTGCCTTATTTTTATGCATTCAGGCATCACAAGCACAATTGTTGCCGAGTTTAAAGCTTGGTGTAAAAGGTGCATTGAACTTTTCTAGCTTACGCGCAGATGGAAAATGGTTAAATTCTGATACAAAAACAGGCTTCCAAGCAGGTATTTGGGGTCGTGTAGGGGCGGCAGGCTTCCACGTGCAACCGGAGTTGTACTACACGCAGAAGAAAGCCGGTTATGAATCGGACGAGGGGAATGGCGAAGCGACCTTCAAAAGTTTAGATTTACCTATTCTTTTGGGTACCAAGATCGGCATCGGCCCAGTAGGGTTCCGTATCCAGGCAGGACCTGTATTTTCCTTTGCACAGGATGGAAAGGTAACTTTCGGATCGGCATTGGATAAAGAAAGCTATAAGAAATCATCCACAGGGCTTATCGGCGGTATTGGCGCTGATATCAGCAAGTTCACGGTAGACCTTCGTTATGAGCACGGCTTGAATAAATTGAGCACGGAAGGTGGCGATAGAGGAAGCCAACGAATTTCCATGTGGTCCATCGGTGTTGGCTACGCATTCTTGTAG
- a CDS encoding succinate dehydrogenase cytochrome b subunit, translating to MSKSKPVLTSSLGKKLIMSLTGLFLCTFLIVHLIGNLQLFKDDAGYAFNNYAYFMTHFTPIKVVSYLLYASIIIHAVYALILTLKNKAARPIGYNQYDGKSNSAWNSRNMGILGTVLLIFIVTHMQNFWYQYKFGTTPYVEYRTEIATGNQEITQLDDVPADYIGYLRTEDSGVELVKSKDLYKQVAVTFQNPFLVGLYVLGMAALSFHLIHGFKSAFQTVGFNHRRYNGIIQAIGVWVFGIIVPILFAAMPLYFYFVK from the coding sequence ATGAGTAAATCAAAGCCAGTATTAACATCTTCACTAGGGAAGAAACTAATCATGAGCTTGACAGGATTGTTCTTATGTACATTCTTAATCGTTCACTTGATTGGTAACTTACAACTATTCAAAGATGATGCGGGGTATGCGTTCAACAATTACGCTTATTTCATGACCCACTTCACCCCAATCAAAGTAGTTTCCTACTTACTTTACGCTTCCATTATCATTCACGCGGTTTACGCTTTAATCTTAACCCTTAAGAATAAGGCTGCACGTCCTATCGGATACAACCAATATGATGGTAAATCCAACAGTGCATGGAATTCCCGCAACATGGGGATTTTAGGTACGGTCCTGTTAATCTTCATTGTTACGCACATGCAGAATTTCTGGTACCAATACAAATTTGGTACTACGCCATATGTGGAGTACCGCACGGAGATCGCAACAGGTAATCAGGAGATCACCCAGTTGGATGATGTGCCTGCGGACTATATTGGTTATTTGCGGACAGAAGATTCAGGTGTTGAGCTTGTGAAGTCTAAGGACTTATACAAACAAGTTGCTGTAACTTTCCAGAATCCGTTCTTGGTAGGTCTTTACGTACTGGGGATGGCTGCGCTATCGTTCCACTTGATCCATGGTTTCAAGTCGGCGTTCCAGACGGTAGGTTTCAACCACAGACGTTACAATGGAATTATCCAAGCGATCGGTGTTTGGGTATTCGGTATCATCGTTCCGATCCTATTCGCTGCGATGCCGTTGTATTTTTATTTTGTTAAATAG
- a CDS encoding fumarate reductase/succinate dehydrogenase flavoprotein subunit, translating into MLDSKVPAGPLAEKWAKHKFEMKLVNPANKRKFTIIVVGTGLAGASAAAALAELGYNVKTFCYQDSPRRAHSIAAQGGINAAKDYQNDGDSVFRLFYDTIKGGDYRAREANVYRLAEVSVNIIDQCVAQGVPFAREYGGLLDNRSFGGAQVSRTFYARGQTGQQLLLGAYSALNRQIEKGKVQSYTRHEMLDLVKIDGEARGIITRDLVTGKIESHEGHAVLLCTGGYGNVFFLSTNAMGCNVTAAWRAHKRGAFFANPCYTQIHPTCIPVTGDHQSKLTLMSESLRNDGRVWVPKSVEMAEKLRKGEIKPKDIKEDDRDYFLERKYPSFGNLVPRDVASRNAKEMVDEGRGVGKSGVAVFLDFAEAIQRLGKDVVEAKYGNLFDMYYQITDENPYEQPMRIYPAVHYTMGGVWVDYNLMTTVPGLYCLGEANFSDHGANRLGASALMQGLSDGYFVIPYTVGDYLAKIGNFKPVDKNNPAFEQTRQEVEARVNKLLSLKGSKTVDDIHKKLGHIMWEYCGMARTAEGLTKAKGLIQELRKEFWSDVCVLGENEELNMSLEKAGRVADFLELGELMVVDALERNESCGGHFRLESQTEEGEAKRDDEHYAYVAAWEYKGDDQPEVLHKEELVFENVKLTQRSYK; encoded by the coding sequence ATGTTAGATTCAAAAGTTCCTGCAGGCCCACTGGCCGAAAAATGGGCGAAACATAAATTTGAAATGAAGCTGGTTAACCCAGCCAACAAGCGTAAGTTTACCATTATCGTTGTTGGTACAGGATTGGCTGGAGCTTCAGCTGCTGCAGCATTGGCAGAGTTGGGTTACAATGTAAAGACCTTCTGCTACCAGGATTCTCCAAGACGTGCACACTCTATTGCGGCACAAGGGGGTATCAATGCGGCGAAAGATTACCAGAATGACGGTGACTCTGTATTCCGTCTATTCTACGATACGATCAAAGGTGGTGACTACCGTGCGCGTGAGGCAAACGTATACCGTTTAGCTGAAGTCTCGGTAAACATCATTGACCAATGTGTGGCGCAAGGTGTTCCTTTCGCTCGCGAATACGGCGGTCTGTTGGATAACCGTTCATTCGGTGGTGCACAGGTATCCCGTACGTTCTATGCACGTGGTCAAACGGGACAGCAATTGCTATTGGGTGCATACTCTGCCCTAAACCGTCAGATCGAAAAAGGAAAAGTACAATCCTATACCCGTCACGAGATGTTGGATTTGGTGAAGATCGATGGTGAAGCACGTGGTATCATTACCCGCGACTTGGTTACCGGTAAGATCGAATCCCACGAAGGTCACGCGGTATTGTTGTGTACTGGTGGATACGGAAACGTGTTTTTCTTGTCTACAAATGCAATGGGCTGTAACGTAACGGCAGCTTGGAGAGCGCACAAACGCGGTGCTTTCTTTGCGAACCCTTGTTATACGCAGATCCACCCGACTTGTATCCCGGTAACAGGTGATCACCAGTCGAAATTGACCTTGATGTCCGAGTCGTTGCGTAACGACGGACGTGTATGGGTTCCGAAATCGGTTGAAATGGCTGAGAAACTTCGTAAAGGAGAAATCAAGCCTAAAGATATCAAAGAGGATGATCGCGATTACTTCTTGGAGCGTAAATACCCTTCATTCGGTAACTTGGTTCCTCGTGACGTGGCTTCACGTAACGCAAAGGAAATGGTTGACGAAGGCCGCGGTGTTGGTAAATCCGGAGTTGCGGTATTCTTGGACTTCGCTGAAGCGATCCAACGTTTGGGCAAGGATGTTGTCGAAGCGAAATATGGTAACTTGTTCGATATGTACTATCAGATTACGGATGAGAACCCATATGAGCAACCAATGCGTATCTATCCTGCGGTTCACTATACTATGGGTGGTGTATGGGTTGACTACAACTTGATGACCACGGTACCAGGTTTATACTGTTTAGGTGAGGCGAACTTCTCCGATCACGGTGCGAACCGTCTTGGTGCGTCAGCTTTGATGCAAGGTCTTTCCGACGGATACTTTGTTATTCCTTACACTGTAGGTGACTACTTAGCGAAAATCGGAAACTTTAAACCAGTTGATAAGAACAATCCGGCGTTTGAGCAAACTCGTCAAGAGGTTGAAGCACGCGTGAACAAATTGTTGTCCCTAAAAGGTAGCAAGACTGTTGATGATATCCATAAGAAATTAGGACACATCATGTGGGAATACTGTGGTATGGCGCGTACAGCAGAAGGTTTGACGAAAGCGAAAGGCTTAATCCAGGAGTTGCGCAAGGAATTCTGGTCCGACGTATGTGTGTTGGGTGAGAATGAAGAGCTGAATATGTCCTTGGAAAAAGCAGGTCGTGTTGCTGACTTCTTGGAGTTGGGCGAGCTGATGGTTGTTGATGCCTTGGAGCGTAATGAATCCTGTGGTGGTCACTTCCGTTTGGAATCGCAAACTGAAGAAGGCGAGGCAAAACGTGATGACGAGCACTACGCTTATGTTGCAGCTTGGGAATATAAAGGCGATGACCAACCTGAAGTCTTGCACAAAGAGGAGTTGGTATTCGAAAACGTGAAGTTAACACAAAGAAGTTATAAATAA